Sequence from the Acidimicrobiia bacterium genome:
TGGCCGGCCTTGGGACGACCGGCGTGGTCGCGGTCTTCGGTTGCGATCCCGCCCAACGCCGCCCCGTGGAACAGTCCGATGTGGACCCCCGAGTCCGGGGCCGAGAAGCCCTCGAGGAAGCCGGGGGTACCCGCAGGGGCGCGATGTGCCGCCCCCCACAAGGTGAGGCCGTCGGCGAGCTCGAAGGGGGTCAGCCGGGCCTCCTCGAACACGTGGACGTTCGGGCTCCACTCCCCGCGGGCGTAGAGGCTCGCCGGCCCGAACCAGTCGTGGTTGCCCGGAGCCACCAGCACCGGCACATCCACAGAGGCGAAGGTTCGCTCGAGGAACCGCAGGGTGTCCTGGCCGGACCGCTCGTGCTCGTAGAGGTCGCCGCCGCAAAGGATGGCGTCCACCCTTTCTGCCGCTGCCGTTTCGAGAATTCGGGTCAGGGTGGAGCGGATGTTGTCGCGACGCCGCCTGCCGGCATCGCCCAGGTTGGCGAAGGAGGCATCCAAATGGAGGTCGGCGAACATCGCCAGCTTCACGCTCACACCTCGATCGGTCGGATCCGTGGGACCGGATCACGCTACCAGCGGCATGTGACGGTTCCGCGAGACGGCCAGGACACCCGGACCCCGGGGAGGATCACACCTCGAACAGCCTCGGGGCCCGGCCCTCCAGCCCGCGCAGCAGGTCGTAATCGACCTCGACCCACCCGATCCCGCGATCCGCCGCCAGCACGCGCGCCTGGGGCACGACCACGGTGGCCGCCAGGATCCCTCGGACCGGAGCCAGCGTCTGATCCTTGTTGAGGGCGGCGAGATACCGGGTCAGCTGCTCGACGCCGTCGATCTCCCCCCTTCTCTTGATCTCGACCGCCACCACCTGGCCGTCGGGGTCACGACAAAGCAGATCCACAGGTCCCACCTCGGTCCGATACTCCCGCTCCAGGATCTCGAGGCCCTCTTCGATCACGGCGA
This genomic interval carries:
- the nucS gene encoding endonuclease NucS — its product is MRLLVARCSVDYSGRLDAHLPSAVRLIMVKADGCVAVHADGGAYKPLNWMNAPNHLEEGEDRWVVTNPSGETLTILVEEILVDLSHDLGPDPGLEKDGVERNLQALIAERLAVIEEGLEILEREYRTEVGPVDLLCRDPDGQVVAVEIKRRGEIDGVEQLTRYLAALNKDQTLAPVRGILAATVVVPQARVLAADRGIGWVEVDYDLLRGLEGRAPRLFEV